In Halalkalibaculum roseum, a single window of DNA contains:
- the hisF gene encoding imidazole glycerol phosphate synthase subunit HisF, with the protein MLAKRIIPCLDIKDGRTVKGVNFEDLRDAGDPVELATRYSDEGADELVFLDITATKEKRKTLVDLVKRIAREINIPFTVGGGIKKVDEIEDLLHAGADKVSLNSAIVNDPELINRASEAFGSQCIVAAVDAKRFGDSWSVFIKGGTEDTGKDALEWISEVEQRGAGEILLTSMDRDGTKEGFDIELLKKVNDRVHIPVIASGGAGNIEHCIEAVKEGGADAVLAASIFHFQEVEIKKLKKSFKDHSIPVRFQNHN; encoded by the coding sequence ATGCTAGCAAAACGAATCATTCCTTGCCTCGACATTAAAGACGGGAGAACAGTCAAGGGAGTTAACTTTGAGGATCTCAGGGATGCCGGTGACCCGGTTGAACTGGCTACGCGTTACTCCGATGAAGGCGCCGACGAGCTGGTTTTCCTTGACATTACAGCTACAAAGGAGAAACGCAAAACCCTGGTAGATCTGGTCAAGCGCATAGCTCGTGAAATCAATATTCCTTTTACTGTCGGCGGGGGCATAAAAAAAGTAGATGAAATTGAGGATCTGCTGCACGCCGGTGCTGATAAAGTCTCGCTCAACAGTGCCATTGTTAATGACCCTGAACTTATCAATCGAGCCTCCGAAGCTTTCGGTTCACAGTGTATTGTGGCTGCCGTTGATGCCAAAAGGTTCGGCGATAGCTGGTCGGTCTTTATAAAAGGAGGCACCGAAGATACCGGGAAAGACGCACTGGAATGGATTTCGGAAGTCGAGCAGCGAGGTGCCGGGGAGATCCTGCTCACCAGTATGGATCGGGATGGTACCAAAGAGGGATTTGATATCGAACTGCTCAAAAAAGTAAACGACCGTGTACATATTCCGGTTATCGCAAGCGGCGGAGCAGGCAATATTGAGCACTGTATTGAGGCCGTGAAAGAAGGAGGTGCCGATGCCGTTCTAGCAGCAAGTATATTTCACTTCCAGGAAGTTGAGATTAAGAAGCTCAAAAAAAGTTTTAAGGATCATTCGATTCCGGTTCGTTTCCAAAATCATAACTGA
- a CDS encoding response regulator, with product MEDPLVLLVEDSQAIYRLVSYKLKKSGFRFEYRDNGKEGLEAVKELKPDLVVLDVMLPSMNGFEILRQIRSDEELKDTKVIMLTSKNRAEDLEKGFSLKVDDYMDKPFKPTELVLRINKVLN from the coding sequence GTGGAAGATCCTCTAGTACTACTGGTCGAAGATAGTCAGGCAATTTATAGGTTAGTGTCATATAAATTGAAAAAAAGCGGTTTTCGCTTTGAATACCGGGATAACGGAAAAGAGGGACTGGAAGCTGTTAAAGAACTCAAACCGGATCTGGTGGTGCTTGACGTCATGCTGCCCAGCATGAACGGTTTCGAAATTTTACGCCAGATACGAAGCGACGAGGAGTTAAAGGACACCAAGGTGATCATGCTCACCAGTAAAAATCGTGCAGAGGATTTGGAAAAAGGGTTTAGTCTTAAAGTGGATGACTATATGGACAAACCGTTCAAACCCACAGAGCTGGTGCTGCGGATTAACAAAGTTCTTAATTAG
- the hisIE gene encoding bifunctional phosphoribosyl-AMP cyclohydrolase/phosphoribosyl-ATP diphosphatase HisIE, which translates to MDIEKLDFEKGEGLIPAIVQDAKTYRVLMLGYMNEDAVKQTLEDELVTFFSRSKGRLWTKGETSGNTLELIDMQADCDNDTLLVLAKPNGPTCHTGKKTCFHEKKFKPKKHKLDFLLDLEELIYDRKEEMPDGSYTTYLFNKGIDKIAQKVGEEAVETVIESKNNKKKKLVGEVADLLFHLMVLMAEKEVSIKKVVKKLKKRHKKGNHKHLGE; encoded by the coding sequence ATGGATATAGAAAAATTAGATTTTGAAAAAGGCGAAGGTCTAATACCTGCGATTGTACAGGATGCTAAAACCTACCGAGTGCTCATGCTGGGGTATATGAATGAGGATGCTGTAAAGCAGACCCTGGAAGATGAACTTGTAACCTTTTTCAGTAGAAGCAAGGGACGTCTATGGACCAAGGGGGAAACCTCAGGCAATACACTTGAGTTGATTGACATGCAGGCCGATTGCGACAACGACACCCTGCTGGTGCTCGCCAAACCTAACGGACCAACCTGTCATACCGGCAAAAAAACCTGCTTCCATGAAAAAAAGTTTAAACCCAAGAAGCATAAACTGGACTTCCTGCTGGATCTGGAAGAGCTAATTTACGACCGCAAGGAAGAGATGCCCGACGGTTCCTATACCACCTACCTTTTCAATAAAGGCATTGATAAGATAGCCCAAAAAGTAGGTGAAGAAGCCGTAGAAACCGTCATCGAATCCAAAAACAATAAAAAGAAAAAACTTGTAGGAGAAGTCGCTGACCTATTATTCCACCTGATGGTGCTGATGGCCGAAAAGGAAGTCTCAATTAAGAAAGTGGTTAAAAAGCTCAAAAAACGCCACAAGAAAGGAAACCACAAACACCTTGGTGAGTGA
- a CDS encoding OsmC family protein has product MKVTVQKLDKDLHMEAENEEGGLIRMDGNTQIGGLEGGFSPMQLLLAGVGGCSAIDIIGILEKQKQDLKDLRVEVNGDKQKKDTYSEFETIHLKFIFTGDLDPKKVERAIDLSMNKYCSVSKALEKGSKITHSYEII; this is encoded by the coding sequence ATGAAAGTTACCGTACAAAAACTGGACAAAGATCTACACATGGAAGCTGAAAACGAGGAAGGGGGACTTATTCGGATGGATGGTAATACCCAAATCGGAGGATTAGAGGGAGGTTTCAGTCCTATGCAGCTTCTGCTGGCAGGAGTCGGCGGTTGCAGTGCTATCGATATCATAGGTATTCTGGAAAAGCAGAAGCAGGACCTCAAGGATCTGCGTGTGGAAGTCAACGGTGATAAACAAAAGAAGGATACCTACTCAGAATTCGAAACCATTCACCTTAAATTTATTTTCACCGGTGATCTGGATCCAAAGAAAGTAGAACGTGCCATAGATCTTTCCATGAACAAATACTGCTCGGTTTCCAAGGCTTTGGAAAAAGGATCCAAAATTACCCACAGCTACGAGATCATCTGA
- a CDS encoding phosphoheptose isomerase: protein MQSKEEIFNRVEEQIKQNGFSIIDQDHDRPWGGFFVIDESEAPEFTKTYFNDISADELKISGKLSPKILVVQPGKRLSWQYHHRRAEIWEVLSGPVGVIKSDTDEEGPLKTYEEGDSIRLKQGERHRLVGLNDWGVLAEIWQHTDADHPSDEEDIVRVQDDFGR, encoded by the coding sequence ATGCAGTCAAAAGAAGAGATATTCAATAGGGTAGAAGAGCAGATCAAACAAAATGGATTCTCCATCATTGATCAGGATCATGACCGACCATGGGGAGGTTTTTTTGTAATTGATGAAAGTGAGGCTCCGGAATTTACCAAAACATATTTCAATGATATTTCCGCTGATGAGCTGAAGATTTCAGGTAAATTAAGTCCCAAGATCCTGGTAGTACAGCCAGGGAAGCGACTCTCCTGGCAATATCATCATCGCCGGGCTGAAATATGGGAGGTGCTTTCGGGTCCCGTCGGGGTTATCAAAAGCGATACGGACGAAGAAGGTCCGCTGAAAACCTATGAAGAGGGCGACTCGATCAGGTTGAAACAGGGTGAACGGCACAGGCTGGTTGGTCTGAATGACTGGGGCGTCTTGGCCGAGATCTGGCAGCACACCGATGCGGATCATCCCTCAGATGAGGAGGACATTGTTCGTGTTCAGGACGACTTCGGCCGTTAG
- a CDS encoding OPT family oligopeptide transporter produces the protein MSNPENRFSPYIGAADDLPQLTFKALVLGFLLAAIMAGANAYLGLKVGMTVSASIPAAVISMALLKFFKESNILENNIVQTAASAGESLAAGVIFTLPALILLNYWNDFPFIDTMSIAMFGGILGVLFTIPLRRALIIETDLKFPEGVATGEVLKAGTEGGKGVKMIAIAALAAGLYKLSQTGFKVFSSVLGGAKKVGDSIFGYGTDLSVALLAVGYIVGLNIAVLVFAGGLISWLFGIPIYMALADPAEVAAIIGNSAGYDAALEIWSQKIRYMGVGSMVVGGIWALISLAKPLVDGIKSSMDAIKKKNTGAGNEVLRTEKDIPINYVMYGVIALSIPIFMVFVSVIDTQHLPVSSGLYWTTMVFGTVFSLVAGFLFSSVAGYMAGLVGSSNNPISGVTIATILATSLLLLAILGSQLNFQMDTDRATAAAAAAIIVGAMVACAAAIAGDNMQDLKAGQLVGATPYKQQIMQIIGVIAAALVIAPILGLLFNAYGLGGVFPREGMDPTEMLAAPQATLMQSVAEGVFARDLEWNMIIIGCLIAVGIIIFDKILEARESEFRAPVLAVAVGIYLPLELTVPIFVGGMVAWLATRNTMRRAEREGKDPEAAATKTERNGLLFSSGLITGEALVGIILAIPFAYFESTSVLNLVPDTFGPYANWLGAMAAVGFVIWLYRVAIKR, from the coding sequence GTGAGTAATCCCGAAAATAGATTTTCGCCTTATATCGGTGCAGCCGATGACCTCCCGCAACTGACGTTTAAAGCACTTGTTCTGGGTTTTCTCCTGGCAGCTATAATGGCAGGGGCCAATGCCTATCTTGGTTTAAAAGTGGGAATGACTGTCTCTGCGTCGATCCCTGCAGCGGTTATTTCTATGGCTCTGCTAAAGTTTTTTAAGGAGTCTAATATCCTCGAAAACAATATTGTTCAGACAGCTGCTTCAGCTGGCGAATCGCTTGCGGCGGGTGTCATATTTACGCTGCCGGCACTGATCTTATTAAATTACTGGAATGATTTTCCATTTATCGACACCATGAGCATCGCCATGTTCGGAGGGATATTGGGGGTCTTATTTACAATTCCCTTACGAAGAGCTCTCATCATTGAAACGGACCTGAAGTTTCCTGAAGGTGTCGCTACGGGAGAGGTGTTAAAAGCCGGAACGGAAGGTGGAAAAGGCGTCAAAATGATTGCTATAGCTGCATTGGCTGCCGGTCTGTATAAACTGTCTCAAACAGGTTTCAAGGTGTTCTCCAGTGTCCTCGGCGGTGCCAAAAAGGTAGGAGATTCCATTTTTGGGTATGGTACTGACTTGTCTGTTGCCTTATTGGCGGTAGGCTATATTGTCGGTTTAAATATAGCCGTGCTTGTTTTTGCCGGCGGACTAATTTCCTGGCTCTTTGGTATTCCTATTTACATGGCTCTGGCCGATCCTGCTGAGGTAGCTGCTATTATCGGGAACAGTGCAGGTTATGATGCAGCTCTGGAAATATGGAGTCAGAAAATACGGTATATGGGAGTTGGCTCTATGGTGGTGGGAGGTATATGGGCGCTAATATCTCTGGCTAAACCGCTGGTAGATGGCATAAAATCTTCGATGGATGCTATTAAGAAAAAAAATACGGGGGCTGGAAATGAGGTTTTAAGAACGGAAAAAGATATACCCATAAATTATGTGATGTATGGTGTCATCGCTTTGTCCATTCCCATTTTTATGGTCTTTGTGAGTGTAATTGATACACAGCATCTTCCGGTATCAAGCGGTTTGTACTGGACAACCATGGTCTTCGGTACGGTATTTTCCCTGGTTGCCGGTTTTTTGTTCTCATCCGTAGCCGGTTACATGGCCGGACTTGTGGGATCCTCCAACAACCCCATATCCGGAGTAACCATTGCCACGATTCTTGCAACCTCACTTCTGCTGCTTGCCATTCTGGGAAGTCAATTGAATTTCCAAATGGATACCGACCGTGCCACAGCTGCTGCAGCTGCTGCAATTATCGTAGGTGCTATGGTTGCCTGTGCTGCGGCCATTGCCGGTGATAATATGCAGGATTTAAAAGCAGGACAGTTGGTTGGGGCGACACCCTATAAACAGCAAATAATGCAGATAATCGGAGTAATAGCGGCGGCACTGGTTATTGCACCTATTCTCGGCTTGCTTTTTAATGCTTACGGTCTTGGAGGGGTTTTCCCAAGGGAAGGTATGGACCCGACCGAGATGCTCGCTGCACCGCAGGCTACGCTCATGCAATCGGTAGCTGAAGGGGTATTTGCAAGAGACCTGGAGTGGAATATGATTATTATCGGCTGTCTCATTGCCGTTGGCATTATCATTTTTGATAAAATATTGGAAGCGCGGGAGTCTGAATTCAGGGCACCCGTTCTGGCGGTAGCAGTAGGTATTTATCTGCCACTGGAACTTACGGTCCCGATTTTTGTGGGCGGGATGGTTGCCTGGCTTGCAACGCGCAACACCATGCGGCGCGCTGAAAGGGAGGGGAAAGATCCGGAAGCTGCTGCAACAAAAACAGAGCGTAACGGACTCCTGTTTTCTTCGGGACTCATTACCGGTGAGGCACTGGTCGGAATTATCCTGGCTATACCCTTCGCTTACTTTGAGTCGACCAGCGTATTGAACCTGGTGCCGGATACCTTTGGCCCTTATGCCAACTGGCTGGGTGCAATGGCTGCTGTCGGATTTGTAATCTGGCTCTACCGGGTTGCTATTAAAAGGTAA
- a CDS encoding HEAT repeat domain-containing protein, producing MAALTLLLFISSIVARTRHWTHEQLVKTYQNRHFPLILEYLDGERTEEEIENSFRGEGIEFSVFEDIIFEMLENLEGEDAQKLRQLLYLSPIFNYHFQQLNSSDNVELIKACNYFSYVRLVNYKVIKKLQALLSSENKMLVFSAASALMASKEVGIRKEALRVVAGKEHYSRMALLEMVYNFHDNDEEQLQEEGRALLDLIEDENIPPKSAAVIIEGASEIGYQNLLSFLLGKLNSTAKRWRHPDVLKALIKAQGDYYNSEALPLIKKFVDHTDSDIRKSIAYALGKFGNSESLELLYKLLHDSVYEVKVVAAKSLYENGEDGQAWLQTSYEEEHLNIKSIVNTL from the coding sequence TTGGCAGCTCTTACACTGTTACTTTTTATTAGTTCCATCGTTGCACGGACCCGCCACTGGACGCATGAACAGCTGGTAAAAACCTACCAAAACAGGCATTTTCCGTTGATTTTGGAGTACCTGGATGGAGAACGGACAGAAGAAGAAATTGAAAATTCGTTTCGCGGAGAAGGGATTGAGTTTTCTGTTTTTGAAGATATCATTTTTGAGATGCTGGAGAACCTGGAGGGAGAGGATGCCCAAAAATTGCGACAACTTCTCTACCTTTCTCCGATTTTCAATTACCATTTTCAGCAGTTGAACTCTTCCGACAACGTCGAACTTATTAAGGCCTGCAATTATTTCAGTTATGTTAGGCTCGTTAACTATAAGGTCATAAAGAAACTGCAGGCTCTGTTGTCTTCTGAAAATAAGATGCTGGTCTTCTCGGCAGCTTCCGCACTAATGGCCAGTAAAGAAGTAGGGATCAGGAAGGAGGCACTACGCGTAGTTGCCGGAAAGGAACACTATTCACGCATGGCGCTGCTTGAAATGGTATATAATTTCCATGACAATGATGAGGAACAGTTGCAGGAGGAGGGAAGAGCTCTGCTCGATCTTATTGAAGATGAAAACATACCTCCGAAAAGTGCCGCAGTAATTATTGAAGGCGCATCTGAAATTGGTTATCAAAACCTGCTTTCCTTTTTGCTGGGGAAGCTCAATTCAACTGCTAAGAGATGGAGACATCCTGATGTTCTCAAAGCACTGATAAAAGCCCAGGGCGATTACTATAACTCCGAAGCACTTCCACTGATTAAGAAGTTTGTCGATCATACCGATTCCGATATCAGAAAATCTATTGCTTACGCACTTGGGAAGTTCGGTAATTCGGAAAGTCTGGAATTACTCTATAAACTTTTGCATGACAGTGTTTATGAGGTTAAGGTAGTGGCAGCCAAAAGTCTATATGAAAACGGCGAAGACGGACAGGCCTGGCTGCAGACCTCATATGAGGAGGAACACCTCAATATTAAATCGATTGTGAATACCCTTTAG
- a CDS encoding acetamidase/formamidase family protein, which translates to MKKLIYVFGFLLITGCSVNEQANNERQSVPEADYTLTKDQTHNRWSSAIEPVLTVPSGSVIQVATEEASDGQLNINSTLEDLKNVSFDPIHPLTGPVYVEDAQPGDVLKVTLHKVGMGEWGWTAIVPGFGFLADEFDEPYLKTYELGKDKKSVQFLEGINIPLKPFPGVMGVAPATDSMLSTIPPRANGGNMDDPDMTEGTVIYFPVFVEGALFSIGDAHAAQGAGEVCGTAIEAPMNIVYEVEVIKGGRTIQEPQYETEESFAVTGFGTTIDEAARKATRYMIDYLVEEHGMERQDAYALCSLAGDLKIAEVVDVPHMLVSMHMPKEVLRE; encoded by the coding sequence ATGAAAAAGCTTATCTATGTATTTGGTTTTCTTTTGATAACCGGATGCTCTGTCAATGAGCAAGCAAACAATGAACGACAAAGTGTTCCGGAAGCTGATTATACACTAACCAAAGACCAGACACATAACCGTTGGAGTAGCGCCATTGAACCGGTACTCACCGTACCCTCAGGTTCAGTCATACAGGTCGCTACCGAAGAAGCCTCAGACGGACAACTAAATATTAATTCCACCCTTGAAGATCTCAAAAATGTGAGTTTTGACCCCATCCATCCTCTTACCGGTCCGGTATATGTAGAAGATGCGCAGCCGGGGGATGTTCTGAAGGTCACGCTGCATAAGGTGGGAATGGGTGAGTGGGGATGGACCGCCATTGTTCCCGGTTTCGGCTTCCTTGCCGATGAGTTCGATGAGCCCTATCTGAAAACTTATGAACTGGGCAAAGATAAGAAGTCAGTTCAATTTTTAGAGGGTATCAACATACCTCTCAAGCCCTTCCCCGGGGTAATGGGCGTAGCGCCGGCTACCGACTCCATGCTCTCAACGATTCCACCCAGGGCAAATGGCGGCAATATGGATGATCCCGATATGACCGAAGGAACAGTCATATATTTTCCGGTATTCGTGGAAGGAGCCCTCTTTTCAATTGGGGATGCACATGCCGCCCAGGGAGCCGGAGAGGTTTGCGGCACTGCTATCGAGGCACCGATGAATATTGTTTATGAAGTTGAAGTCATTAAAGGGGGCAGGACGATTCAGGAACCGCAATATGAAACAGAAGAGTCTTTTGCCGTAACAGGCTTCGGAACTACAATTGATGAGGCAGCCCGTAAGGCCACACGCTATATGATTGATTACCTGGTTGAAGAGCATGGGATGGAACGGCAGGATGCCTACGCCCTTTGTTCTCTGGCCGGAGATCTCAAAATAGCCGAAGTGGTAGATGTACCTCACATGCTGGTCTCCATGCACATGCCGAAAGAAGTGCTGAGGGAATGA
- a CDS encoding GAF domain-containing sensor histidine kinase has translation MAQGHAVPVTARAPIPEFEEERVSELMSYDIVNTLPEDEFDALTNLASRLCDLPISMINFISSENQFTKSCTGITIDITPRSQSICQYTILKDELFEIKDLSKDPRFQDMPYVKNEPKLRYYAGVPLLSDNGHAIGSLCIMDYQPRSLTEQNIKDLKLLASEVMARLKLRKREKSLEQMNSFKNKLIKVVGHDIRSPLTGIMGAGEFLEEADINKEELSEIAQIIQESAGQIQYLINDLLDVELAEFGKLKHEPEPTDISNVLEEIDRIFRFSAQSKNISLKCSFKEEIPDLQIDRKKCIRVLSNIITNAIKFTPRGGKVSISCRFKANKTAEESGIVMTMVKDNGIGMSEEQLNQLFKEKSDGGRSGTENESSYGLGMLIVKKLCEICGASISVESEVDKGTTFRIKWPVKIVVNDPEMA, from the coding sequence ATGGCACAAGGACACGCCGTCCCTGTCACTGCACGGGCTCCTATACCTGAATTTGAGGAGGAGCGTGTTAGTGAATTAATGAGCTACGATATCGTAAATACCTTGCCGGAAGACGAATTTGATGCATTGACAAACCTTGCATCGCGGCTTTGTGATTTACCGATATCAATGATCAACTTTATCAGTAGCGAAAACCAATTTACAAAATCCTGCACAGGTATAACCATAGATATTACTCCCAGATCCCAAAGTATCTGTCAGTATACCATTCTGAAGGATGAACTTTTTGAAATCAAAGACCTGAGCAAGGACCCGCGATTTCAAGATATGCCGTATGTGAAAAATGAACCTAAGTTGCGGTATTATGCAGGTGTACCGTTATTATCTGATAATGGCCACGCCATTGGCAGCCTTTGTATCATGGATTACCAACCAAGATCCCTGACTGAGCAGAATATCAAAGATCTGAAACTACTGGCAAGTGAAGTCATGGCCCGACTCAAGCTGCGAAAAAGAGAAAAGAGTCTTGAGCAAATGAACAGTTTCAAAAACAAACTGATCAAAGTAGTTGGTCATGATATCCGCAGTCCGCTAACAGGTATAATGGGCGCCGGCGAGTTTCTGGAAGAAGCTGATATCAACAAAGAGGAATTGTCAGAAATTGCACAGATCATACAGGAAAGTGCCGGTCAAATACAGTATTTAATCAATGATTTGCTGGATGTGGAACTTGCCGAATTTGGGAAGTTAAAACATGAACCGGAACCGACAGATATCAGCAATGTGCTGGAAGAGATCGATCGAATCTTCCGATTTTCCGCGCAAAGTAAGAATATCAGTTTAAAGTGCTCTTTTAAGGAAGAAATTCCTGACCTTCAGATTGACCGAAAGAAATGCATACGGGTACTCTCCAATATCATTACCAACGCAATTAAATTTACCCCACGAGGCGGAAAGGTTTCCATATCATGTCGATTTAAGGCAAATAAGACTGCTGAAGAGAGTGGAATAGTGATGACGATGGTGAAGGATAATGGCATTGGTATGTCTGAAGAACAATTGAATCAGTTATTCAAGGAAAAGAGCGATGGGGGTCGAAGCGGTACTGAAAATGAGAGCAGTTACGGTCTGGGAATGCTAATCGTCAAAAAGCTTTGCGAAATCTGCGGTGCAAGTATATCAGTTGAATCAGAAGTCGACAAGGGTACTACCTTCCGGATTAAATGGCCGGTCAAAATAGTAGTTAATGATCCAGAAATGGCATAA
- the proC gene encoding pyrroline-5-carboxylate reductase, with product MSQANQKIAILGAGNIGTAIASGLALSDHFNAGNITLTRRKTELLEPFAEKGFNTHSDNGRAVNNADIILIAVEPRQIDALLKEIKNDLDENRHILISVVSGVDIQRIRNQVQKDVPIVRAMPNTAIAIRESMTCIASEEEQNKAVSATKKIFDTVGQTLLIHEELMTSATALGACGIAFFLRAIRAASQGGIEIGFHAHEALQIAAQTAKGAASLLSDMENHPEFEIDRVTTPRGCTISGLNQMEHQGFSSAMIKGILVSAEKAAKLYSIEKGEGSS from the coding sequence ATGTCACAAGCTAATCAAAAAATAGCCATTTTGGGTGCGGGAAATATTGGAACAGCCATTGCAAGCGGGCTGGCCCTATCTGATCATTTTAATGCCGGAAATATTACTCTGACTCGAAGGAAAACGGAACTTTTAGAACCCTTTGCGGAAAAAGGGTTTAACACTCATTCAGATAATGGCCGGGCAGTTAACAATGCAGATATCATTCTCATTGCAGTTGAACCCCGGCAAATAGATGCATTACTCAAGGAAATTAAAAACGATTTGGACGAAAACAGGCATATTCTGATATCGGTAGTCTCCGGTGTTGATATTCAAAGAATCAGAAATCAAGTTCAAAAAGACGTACCCATTGTTCGGGCAATGCCGAATACTGCTATTGCCATTCGGGAATCCATGACTTGTATCGCTTCCGAAGAGGAACAAAACAAAGCCGTAAGTGCTACCAAGAAAATATTCGATACGGTCGGGCAGACCCTGCTAATCCACGAAGAACTGATGACTTCAGCTACAGCCTTGGGAGCCTGCGGTATTGCTTTCTTTTTGCGGGCTATACGCGCCGCTTCCCAAGGTGGAATAGAAATTGGATTCCATGCTCACGAAGCCCTACAGATTGCGGCCCAAACCGCCAAAGGTGCCGCCTCGCTGTTGTCCGATATGGAAAATCATCCTGAATTTGAAATCGACCGTGTTACGACTCCGCGGGGATGTACCATCTCGGGACTAAACCAGATGGAGCACCAGGGATTCAGTTCTGCTATGATTAAAGGTATTCTCGTATCTGCTGAGAAGGCCGCGAAACTTTACAGTATAGAGAAGGGAGAAGGCAGTAGCTAG
- a CDS encoding glycosyltransferase family 2 protein codes for MPDISFYIQEFVNLLEPFNWFFISYFLFVNLIYIGLVWVSYFYIQSQQNYSHVYKLTGLFRSELYKPVSILSPAYNEEANIISSVEALLQIKFPDFEVIVINDGSTDSTLEKLKDHFELYPIDRPANLPIDHKPIRNVYKSNRYTELLVIDKENGRKADALNAGVNMSSKELICAIDADSILDPDVLMKLLRAFVENENVVAVGGIVRVANGCKIEDYIVKEVGMPKSFLGRIQAVEYLRAFLFGRVGWDYFNSLLIISGAFGVFDREAVLKVGGYLHDTVGEDMELVVRLHRHFREEKESYNIRFLPEPVCWTEVPTDWEVLGKQRNRWQRGLADSLWRHRKMLFNPRYGRLGLLAMPYFVFVEMFGPIVELLGFTYFFAILALGNLDSTFVLLFFTVAVMLGMVLSVSAVLCEEFTYRRYSSIKDVATLTLYAFIENIGYRQIHTWWRFKGLIDFFKGKKEWGEMIRKGFADEATGSEEKESAETTEKRKTNKEESPSLLQKMKPLRYWSVIALVTFLLGYLVVEVLTAHQLLPDFTQIWDQMIS; via the coding sequence ATGCCGGATATATCTTTTTATATACAGGAATTTGTAAACCTGTTGGAGCCGTTCAACTGGTTTTTCATTTCGTATTTCCTGTTTGTCAATCTGATCTATATAGGTCTGGTCTGGGTTTCTTATTTTTATATTCAGTCGCAGCAGAACTACAGCCATGTTTATAAGCTCACCGGCCTGTTCCGATCCGAACTTTACAAGCCGGTCAGTATTCTTTCCCCGGCTTATAATGAGGAAGCCAATATTATTTCGTCGGTAGAAGCGCTGCTTCAGATAAAATTTCCCGATTTTGAAGTGATCGTAATCAATGATGGCAGCACGGACAGTACCCTCGAAAAGCTGAAAGACCATTTTGAACTCTATCCCATTGATAGACCCGCCAACCTGCCGATTGATCACAAGCCTATCCGCAATGTCTACAAATCTAACCGGTATACCGAACTGCTGGTCATCGATAAAGAGAACGGCAGGAAAGCGGATGCTTTGAATGCGGGGGTCAATATGAGTTCCAAAGAACTGATATGTGCCATTGATGCCGACTCTATTCTTGATCCGGATGTATTGATGAAGCTGTTGCGTGCCTTTGTTGAAAATGAAAATGTGGTTGCTGTTGGCGGTATTGTTCGGGTTGCAAACGGTTGCAAAATTGAGGACTACATTGTCAAGGAGGTGGGTATGCCCAAATCATTTCTGGGCAGAATACAGGCTGTGGAGTATCTCAGGGCTTTTCTGTTCGGTAGGGTAGGATGGGATTATTTCAATAGTCTGCTGATCATCTCGGGAGCCTTTGGAGTTTTTGACAGGGAGGCGGTATTGAAGGTTGGCGGCTACCTGCATGATACCGTGGGAGAAGACATGGAATTGGTCGTCAGGCTTCACAGGCACTTCAGAGAAGAAAAAGAGTCGTATAATATTCGTTTTCTGCCGGAGCCGGTTTGCTGGACTGAAGTGCCCACCGACTGGGAGGTACTGGGCAAGCAGCGGAATCGTTGGCAAAGAGGATTGGCTGACAGCCTGTGGCGTCACAGAAAAATGTTATTTAATCCGAGGTATGGTCGCCTGGGTCTGCTTGCCATGCCTTATTTTGTTTTTGTTGAGATGTTCGGACCTATCGTTGAGCTTTTAGGCTTTACCTACTTCTTCGCCATCCTTGCCCTGGGTAATCTAGATTCGACTTTCGTCCTGCTTTTCTTTACCGTGGCAGTTATGCTGGGGATGGTACTGTCGGTATCGGCTGTTCTGTGTGAAGAATTTACCTATCGCCGGTATTCCTCCATCAAAGATGTGGCCACTTTAACCCTGTATGCCTTTATTGAAAACATAGGGTACCGGCAGATTCACACCTGGTGGCGTTTCAAGGGACTCATAGATTTTTTCAAGGGCAAAAAGGAGTGGGGCGAGATGATTCGCAAAGGCTTTGCGGATGAGGCTACAGGGAGTGAGGAAAAGGAAAGCGCGGAAACTACCGAGAAGAGAAAAACTAATAAAGAAGAAAGTCCATCGCTGCTTCAGAAAATGAAGCCGCTTCGGTACTGGTCGGTTATAGCGTTGGTCACTTTTCTGCTTGGGTATCTGGTGGTGGAAGTTCTGACTGCTCATCAGTTACTTCCCGACTTTACGCAAATCTGGGATCAGATGATCTCGTAG